One region of Intestinimonas massiliensis (ex Afouda et al. 2020) genomic DNA includes:
- the trxA gene encoding thioredoxin, translating into MSVLHLNESEFDAKITSAPLAMVDFWATWCGPCKMLAPVIEDLGGKYNGKAVVAKVDVDQNQGLAARYGVMSIPTVVFFKDGKEIGRKVGVMPAGAYTQVLDANL; encoded by the coding sequence ATGTCTGTCTTACATCTCAACGAGTCTGAATTCGACGCCAAGATTACCTCCGCCCCTCTGGCCATGGTGGACTTCTGGGCCACCTGGTGCGGCCCCTGCAAGATGCTGGCCCCCGTCATCGAGGATCTGGGCGGCAAGTACAACGGCAAGGCCGTGGTGGCCAAGGTGGATGTGGACCAGAACCAGGGTCTGGCCGCCCGCTATGGAGTCATGAGCATCCCCACCGTGGTCTTTTTTAAGGACGGTAAGGAGATTGGCCGCAAGGTAGGCGTCATGCCCGCCGGGGCCTACACCCAGGTGCTGGACGCCAACCTGTAA
- a CDS encoding ArsR/SmtB family transcription factor: MEESRELYEAKSELLKALAHPLRLQIVRGLLVGGCHNVRCMEAGTGQSQSTISQHLMRLKAAGVVRCERSGNEMYYEVSDPDAANLVAALFGDEREDYNCTTLPSSEAARQG, translated from the coding sequence ATGGAAGAGAGCCGGGAATTGTACGAAGCGAAAAGCGAACTGCTCAAGGCACTGGCCCATCCTCTGCGGCTGCAGATCGTTCGGGGCCTGCTGGTGGGGGGATGCCACAACGTCCGCTGCATGGAGGCGGGCACGGGGCAGTCCCAGTCCACCATCTCCCAGCATCTGATGCGCCTGAAGGCGGCGGGGGTGGTCCGGTGCGAGCGGTCGGGCAACGAGATGTACTACGAGGTGTCCGACCCGGATGCCGCCAACCTGGTGGCGGCCCTGTTCGGCGATGAAAGGGAGGACTATAATTGTACGACATTGCCGTCATCGGAGGCGGCCCGGCAGGGCTGA
- a CDS encoding HD domain-containing protein: MTQRVFLDFLHILERLKCNTRHSWTSTGRHETVAAHTWRLAVMALLLRDELPGVDMDKVLRMCLIHDFGEAVTGDIPSFEKTGADEAAETEAVAGMLAPLPEPLRGELTALFAEMDAFETPESRVYKALDKLEAVLQHNEAPLDTWTPLERQLQLDYGAENAAEFPWLRALRDALRQDTLEKLGK, encoded by the coding sequence ATGACACAGCGTGTATTTCTGGATTTTCTGCACATACTGGAACGGCTCAAGTGCAATACCCGCCACTCCTGGACCTCCACCGGGCGGCACGAGACGGTGGCGGCCCACACCTGGCGGCTGGCGGTGATGGCCCTGCTGCTGCGGGACGAGCTGCCCGGGGTGGATATGGACAAGGTGCTGCGTATGTGCCTTATCCACGACTTTGGAGAGGCAGTCACCGGGGACATTCCCTCCTTTGAAAAGACCGGCGCCGACGAAGCGGCCGAGACCGAGGCCGTGGCCGGGATGCTCGCGCCGCTGCCGGAGCCGCTCCGGGGAGAGCTGACCGCCCTCTTTGCCGAGATGGATGCGTTCGAGACTCCCGAATCCAGGGTCTATAAGGCCCTGGACAAGCTGGAGGCCGTGCTCCAGCACAACGAGGCCCCCCTGGATACCTGGACGCCGCTGGAGCGCCAGCTTCAACTGGACTATGGCGCCGAAAACGCCGCCGAATTTCCCTGGCTGCGGGCTCTGCGGGATGCGCTGCGCCAGGATACGCTGGAAAAGCTGGGAAAGTAG
- a CDS encoding YjdF family protein codes for MEQAQARVTVFFEDPFWVCVLEREENGRLSACKLTLGGEPTDGQMYELLLSCWRGLVFSPAVAARMRTDGGNPKRRQRTAASALENRGVGTKAQQALRLQREQGGRERKAARRARDEAEEKRKFQLRQEKKKQKHRGR; via the coding sequence ATGGAACAGGCGCAAGCGCGGGTGACCGTCTTTTTTGAGGACCCCTTCTGGGTCTGCGTTCTGGAGCGGGAGGAGAACGGCCGGCTGTCGGCCTGCAAGCTGACTCTGGGCGGAGAGCCCACCGACGGCCAGATGTACGAGCTCCTGCTGTCCTGCTGGCGGGGGCTGGTGTTCAGCCCGGCCGTGGCGGCCCGGATGCGGACCGACGGGGGAAACCCCAAACGGCGGCAGCGGACGGCGGCCTCCGCCCTGGAAAACCGGGGCGTGGGCACCAAGGCCCAGCAGGCCCTCCGGCTCCAGCGGGAGCAGGGCGGCCGGGAGCGAAAGGCGGCGCGGCGCGCCAGGGACGAGGCGGAGGAGAAGCGGAAGTTCCAGCTCCGCCAGGAGAAGAAAAAGCAGAAGCACAGGGGCCGCTGA
- a CDS encoding 2-hydroxyacid dehydrogenase produces the protein MNTRTVVLNGAKMNYDGKLDFSILSDAVTVYDDTAQDQVLERVAGCGIVVTKEMPVGAELLARFPDSVYLLCEAGTGYNNIDLAAARARGITVCNIPAYSTQRVAHTAVMLLLNLASSMRRQLDMLSRGDRSNFTGHLQCPHAEVNGKTLGVIGAGHIGKEVIRVARALDMEVLAYSRTPKDDGVCYVGLDELLSRSDFVSLHCPLSDQTRHLINADTLAKMKPTACLINTSRGALVDEPALIAALQNGVIAGAGLDVQETEPPAADNPLYDMDNVILTPHMGWKGLETRQRLVALLAGNIRSYLEGRPIHVVS, from the coding sequence ATGAATACCAGGACAGTCGTGCTCAACGGAGCCAAGATGAACTATGACGGCAAGCTGGACTTTTCCATCCTCTCCGATGCGGTGACGGTCTACGACGACACGGCCCAGGACCAGGTGCTGGAGCGGGTGGCGGGCTGCGGCATCGTGGTGACCAAGGAGATGCCCGTGGGGGCGGAGCTCCTCGCCCGATTCCCCGACTCCGTCTATCTGCTGTGCGAGGCGGGCACTGGCTACAACAACATCGACCTGGCCGCCGCCCGGGCCAGGGGCATCACCGTGTGCAACATCCCGGCCTATTCCACCCAGCGGGTGGCCCACACCGCCGTCATGCTGCTGCTCAACCTGGCCTCGTCCATGCGCCGGCAGCTCGACATGCTCTCCAGGGGAGATCGGAGCAACTTCACCGGCCACCTCCAGTGCCCCCATGCAGAGGTCAACGGCAAGACCCTGGGCGTCATCGGCGCGGGCCACATCGGCAAGGAGGTCATCCGGGTGGCCCGGGCCCTGGACATGGAGGTCCTGGCCTACAGCCGCACCCCCAAGGACGACGGAGTGTGCTATGTGGGGCTGGACGAGCTGCTCTCCCGCAGCGATTTCGTCTCCCTCCACTGCCCCCTCAGCGACCAGACCCGCCACCTCATCAACGCCGATACCCTGGCCAAAATGAAGCCCACCGCCTGCCTCATCAACACCTCCCGGGGCGCTCTGGTGGATGAGCCCGCCCTCATCGCCGCCCTGCAAAACGGCGTCATCGCCGGAGCCGGCCTGGACGTGCAGGAGACCGAGCCTCCCGCCGCCGACAATCCCCTCTATGACATGGATAATGTCATCCTGACCCCCCACATGGGCTGGAAGGGTCTGGAGACCCGTCAGCGCCTGGTGGCTCTGCTGGCCGGGAACATCCGGAGCTATCTGGAGGGCCGGCCCATCCATGTGGTGAGCTGA
- a CDS encoding glutamine--tRNA ligase/YqeY domain fusion protein, whose product MPEERNPTMTQNFIHDFIDEDIAQGGQFQGMTVHTRFPPEPNGYLHIGHAKAIFVDFGTAEKYHGLCNLRMDDTNPTKEDVEYVEAIQEDIHWLGYDWGDRFYFASDYFDQMYAYAVELIKKGLAYVCELTPEEFKTHRGDVGTPATSPWRDRSVEESLDLFARMKAGEFPNGRYTLRAKIDLASGNFNMRDPVLYRINHMHHHRQGNKWCIYPMYDFAHPIEDALEGITHSLCSLEFEDHRPLYDWVIANCPVPSKPRQIEFARLGINYTVMSKRKLRQLVEEGKVSGWDDPRMPTLCGLRRRGYTPRSIRNFSERNGVSKAASTVEFAFLEHCLREDLNETAQRVMAVLRPIRLTVTNYPEGHSETFQVENNPSRPEDGTRAVTFSRHLYIEAEDFLETPVPKYKRLYPGGPECRLKGAYLVHCTGCVKDEAGNIVEVLCEYDPDSRGGDPADGRKVKGATIHWVDAATALDAEVRLYDNLFSDADPDGGDKNFLDCLNPGSLEVLSGAKVEAGLKDAAAPASFQFLRQGYFCVDNKDSRPGHLVFNRSVSLKDSFKF is encoded by the coding sequence ATGCCAGAAGAACGGAACCCCACCATGACCCAGAACTTCATCCATGACTTCATCGACGAGGATATCGCCCAGGGTGGTCAGTTCCAAGGTATGACCGTCCACACCCGGTTTCCGCCCGAGCCCAACGGCTACCTCCACATCGGCCACGCCAAGGCCATTTTCGTGGATTTCGGCACCGCCGAGAAGTATCACGGACTGTGCAATCTCCGCATGGACGACACCAACCCTACCAAGGAGGACGTGGAATATGTGGAGGCCATCCAGGAGGACATCCACTGGCTGGGCTATGACTGGGGCGACCGGTTCTATTTTGCCTCCGATTACTTTGACCAGATGTATGCCTACGCCGTAGAACTCATCAAGAAGGGCCTGGCCTACGTCTGCGAGCTGACTCCCGAGGAATTCAAGACCCACCGGGGCGACGTGGGCACCCCCGCCACCTCCCCCTGGCGGGACCGGAGCGTGGAGGAGTCCCTGGACCTGTTCGCCCGGATGAAGGCCGGGGAGTTCCCCAACGGCAGGTACACCCTGCGGGCCAAGATCGACCTGGCCTCCGGCAACTTCAACATGCGGGACCCGGTCCTCTACCGCATCAACCACATGCACCACCACCGGCAGGGGAACAAGTGGTGCATCTACCCCATGTACGACTTCGCCCACCCCATTGAGGACGCCCTGGAGGGCATCACCCACTCCCTGTGCTCCCTGGAGTTCGAGGATCACCGGCCCCTCTACGACTGGGTTATCGCCAACTGCCCGGTGCCCTCCAAGCCCCGGCAGATCGAGTTTGCCCGGCTGGGCATCAACTACACCGTCATGTCCAAGCGCAAGCTGCGCCAGCTCGTGGAGGAGGGCAAGGTCTCCGGCTGGGACGACCCCCGGATGCCCACCCTGTGCGGTCTGCGCCGTCGGGGCTATACCCCCCGGTCCATCCGGAACTTCTCCGAGCGCAACGGCGTGAGCAAGGCCGCCTCCACCGTGGAGTTCGCCTTTTTGGAGCACTGCCTGCGGGAGGATCTGAACGAGACCGCCCAGCGGGTGATGGCGGTGCTGCGGCCCATCCGGCTCACCGTCACCAACTACCCCGAGGGGCACAGCGAGACCTTCCAGGTGGAAAACAACCCCAGCCGCCCCGAGGATGGCACCCGGGCCGTCACTTTCTCCCGCCACCTGTATATCGAGGCGGAGGACTTTCTGGAGACCCCGGTACCCAAATATAAGCGTCTCTATCCCGGCGGCCCCGAGTGCCGCCTGAAGGGGGCCTATCTGGTCCATTGCACCGGCTGCGTCAAGGACGAGGCAGGCAACATCGTCGAGGTCCTGTGCGAGTACGACCCCGACAGCCGCGGCGGAGACCCCGCCGACGGCCGCAAGGTGAAGGGGGCCACCATCCACTGGGTGGACGCCGCCACCGCACTGGACGCCGAGGTGCGGCTTTACGACAACCTATTTTCCGACGCCGACCCCGACGGCGGGGACAAAAACTTCCTGGACTGCCTGAATCCCGGCTCTCTGGAGGTGCTCTCCGGCGCCAAGGTGGAGGCCGGCCTGAAAGACGCCGCCGCTCCCGCCTCCTTCCAGTTCCTGCGCCAGGGCTACTTCTGCGTGGACAACAAGGACTCCCGGCCCGGACACCTGGTCTTCAACCGCTCGGTCAGCCTAAAGGACTCTTTCAAATTCTGA
- a CDS encoding NAD(P)/FAD-dependent oxidoreductase, whose product MYDIAVIGGGPAGLSAAVNARARNKSVLVVTNDYRESPLYKAEWVDNYLGMPGRTGPELLEAYHSHAEAMGTVFRAGRALNIMPMEGTNYIGIGSDMEEARAVILATGVSRGRKYPGEAEFLGRGVSYCATCDGMLYRNRPVAVVGLAPDAPEEANFLHGLGCRVTYVSPRPPAGLDPAIPYVKAARMEITGGSAVAALQADGREIPCDGVFLLRHAVAPTDLLPGLTLEGGYVAVDRDMQTNLPGIFACGDCTGEPLQLSKAAGEGLVAGQKAAEYVDALHTDKTNSN is encoded by the coding sequence TTGTACGACATTGCCGTCATCGGAGGCGGCCCGGCAGGGCTGAGCGCCGCCGTCAACGCCAGGGCGCGGAACAAATCCGTGCTGGTGGTCACCAATGATTACCGGGAGAGCCCTCTGTATAAGGCGGAGTGGGTGGACAACTACCTGGGGATGCCGGGCCGGACGGGCCCGGAGCTGCTGGAGGCCTACCACAGCCACGCCGAGGCCATGGGGACGGTGTTCCGGGCCGGACGGGCCTTGAATATCATGCCGATGGAAGGCACAAACTATATCGGCATCGGCAGCGACATGGAGGAGGCCCGGGCGGTGATTCTAGCCACCGGGGTCTCCCGCGGCCGGAAATATCCCGGCGAGGCGGAATTTCTGGGACGGGGGGTGAGCTACTGCGCCACCTGCGACGGAATGCTCTACCGAAACCGCCCGGTGGCGGTGGTGGGCCTGGCCCCCGACGCGCCGGAAGAGGCCAATTTCCTCCACGGCCTGGGTTGTCGTGTGACCTACGTATCCCCGCGGCCCCCGGCGGGGCTGGACCCCGCCATCCCCTATGTAAAGGCCGCCCGGATGGAGATCACCGGCGGCAGCGCCGTCGCCGCCCTGCAAGCCGACGGACGGGAGATTCCCTGCGACGGGGTGTTCCTTCTGCGCCACGCCGTGGCGCCCACCGATCTGCTGCCCGGCCTGACCCTGGAGGGGGGGTATGTGGCGGTGGACCGGGATATGCAGACCAACTTGCCGGGCATTTTCGCCTGCGGCGACTGTACGGGGGAGCCCCTCCAACTGTCCAAGGCGGCGGGGGAAGGGCTGGTGGCCGGCCAAAAGGCCGCCGAATATGTGGACGCACTTCACACCGACAAAACCAATTCCAATTAA
- a CDS encoding threonine aldolase family protein, with product MKYLFRNDYSFGAHPKVLTALAETSMEGNTGYGEDGYCKRCADLIRGLCNCPQADVQFLIGGTQTNFTAIAAFLRPWEGVIAADSSHINGHEVGAVEATGHKILPVPTGPDGKITPEQIAPILERHKDPHLVKPRLVEIADATESGMVYTKAELTALSQFCREHDLLLFLDGARLGSALASPASDLTLPDLAELTDAFYIGGTKNGALMGEALVIANPALQPDFFRIKKRLGAVLAKGWLLGVQFEALLQDGLYFEMARHANAMAARLQTGLKALGWTLMVDSPTNQIFPVIPNTRKSALDQLCAYEDWCPGPTPDTTVIRFVTCFATTAEDVDGFLAAAAKF from the coding sequence ATGAAGTATCTCTTTCGCAACGACTACTCCTTCGGGGCGCATCCCAAGGTACTCACCGCCCTGGCAGAGACCAGCATGGAGGGCAACACGGGCTACGGAGAGGACGGCTACTGCAAGCGCTGCGCCGACCTGATCCGCGGCCTGTGCAACTGCCCCCAGGCCGACGTGCAATTCCTCATCGGAGGTACCCAGACCAACTTCACCGCCATCGCCGCCTTCTTGCGGCCCTGGGAGGGGGTCATCGCCGCCGACTCCTCCCACATCAACGGCCATGAGGTGGGCGCGGTGGAGGCCACCGGCCACAAGATCCTCCCCGTCCCCACCGGACCGGACGGCAAGATTACGCCAGAGCAGATCGCCCCTATCCTGGAGCGGCACAAGGACCCCCACCTGGTCAAGCCCCGGCTGGTGGAAATCGCCGACGCCACCGAGAGCGGCATGGTATACACCAAGGCGGAGCTCACCGCCCTGTCCCAATTCTGCCGGGAACACGACCTGCTTCTCTTCCTGGACGGCGCCCGGCTGGGCTCCGCCCTGGCCTCTCCGGCCAGCGACCTGACCCTGCCCGACCTGGCCGAGCTCACCGACGCCTTCTACATCGGCGGCACCAAGAACGGCGCTCTCATGGGCGAGGCGCTGGTTATCGCCAATCCCGCTCTCCAGCCCGACTTCTTCCGCATCAAAAAGCGGCTGGGCGCAGTGCTGGCCAAGGGCTGGCTGCTGGGCGTCCAGTTTGAGGCTCTGCTGCAGGACGGCCTCTATTTCGAGATGGCCCGCCACGCCAACGCCATGGCCGCCCGGCTCCAGACCGGCCTGAAGGCCCTGGGCTGGACCTTGATGGTGGACTCCCCCACCAACCAGATCTTCCCCGTCATTCCTAACACGCGCAAATCCGCGCTGGACCAGCTCTGCGCCTATGAGGATTGGTGCCCCGGCCCCACGCCCGACACCACCGTCATCCGTTTCGTCACCTGCTTTGCCACCACGGCCGAGGACGTGGACGGCTTTCTGGCCGCGGCGGCCAAATTCTGA
- a CDS encoding AlbA family DNA-binding domain-containing protein codes for MLDLNHMEQYRENNRLEAKLATGGLPHSLWETYSAFANSYGGVILLGVEELPDHSLRVHGLLEPHEMADELWSMLSDPKVVSANILRRDQIWVAGTDYGSVVVVEVPPAERDQLPVYLGGDPFTGSYRRAWDGDYHCTRAEVVAMLGAKEH; via the coding sequence ATGCTGGACCTGAACCACATGGAGCAATACCGGGAAAACAACCGCCTGGAGGCCAAGCTGGCCACCGGCGGGCTGCCCCACAGTCTCTGGGAGACCTACTCCGCCTTTGCCAACAGTTACGGCGGGGTCATCCTGCTGGGCGTGGAGGAGCTGCCCGACCACTCTCTTCGGGTCCATGGGCTGCTGGAGCCCCACGAGATGGCCGACGAGCTCTGGTCCATGCTCAGTGACCCCAAGGTGGTCAGCGCCAATATCCTCCGCCGTGACCAGATCTGGGTGGCGGGCACCGACTATGGCTCGGTGGTGGTCGTGGAGGTCCCACCGGCAGAGCGGGACCAGCTTCCCGTCTATCTGGGCGGCGACCCCTTCACCGGCTCCTATCGCCGGGCCTGGGACGGCGACTACCACTGCACCCGGGCCGAGGTGGTGGCCATGCTGGGCGCCAAAGAGCACTGA